The Larus michahellis chromosome 2, bLarMic1.1, whole genome shotgun sequence genome window below encodes:
- the LOC141738421 gene encoding transcription factor SOX-17-like: protein MSSPDAGYASSDDQAQGRCSLPIMMPAVGPCPWAESLSPLGEAKAKGEAAPSGAAGGRSKSEARIRRPMNAFMVWAKDERKRLAQQNPDLHNAELSKMLGKSWKALSLSEKRPFVEEAERLRVQHMQDHPNYKYRPRRRKQVKRLKRVESGFLQHGLAEAAGPGLGSEAGGGGRMCVEGLGLPYAEQGYAAAGAGHYRDCPPLGAGFDGYSLPTPDPSPLDAAESEAPFFAAGLQEECSLVPYGYAPHPAAEYPPAAAAAASESPAGAALRRHLPPGEALVPGGSLQGLLGCPAPLHAYYGQACQPPGPGRGPPPLPPGAVGQPSPPPEAAPCREQLEHLPQEELLGEVDRTEFEQYLRFACKPELGLPFAGHEASGLAAPEGAGPISSAVSDASTAVYYCGYPDV from the exons ATGAGCAGCCCCGATGCGGGCTATGCCAGCAGCGACGACCAGGCGCAGGGGCGGTGCTCGCTGCCCATCATGATGCCGGCCGTGGGTCCCTGCCCCTGGGCAGAGTCGCTGAGCCCGCTGGGCGAGGCGAAGGCGAAGGGCGAGGCGGCGCCgtcgggggcggcgggcggccggagCAAGAGCGAGGCGCGGATCCGGAGGCCCATGAACGCCTTCATGGTGTGGGCGAAGGACGAGCGCAAGCGGCTGGCGCAGCAGAACCCGGACCTGCACAACGCCGAGCTCAGCAAGATGCTGG GTAAATCGTGGAAGGCGCTGTCGCTGTCGGAGAAGCGTCCGTTCGTGGAGGAGGCGGAGCGGCTGCGGGTGCAGCACATGCAGGACCACCCCAACTACAAGTACCGGCCGCGGCGGCGGAAGCAGGTGAAGCGCCTGAAGCGGGTGGAGAGCGGCTTCCTGCAGCACGGCctggcggaggcggcggggcccgggctggGCAGcgaggccggcggcggcggcaggatgTGCGTGGAGGGCCTGGGCCTGCCCTACGCGGAGCAGGGCtacgcggcggcgggcgcgggccaCTACCGGGACTGTCCGCCGCTGGGCGCCGGGTTCGACGGCTACAGCCTGCCGACGCCGGACCCGTCGCCGCTGGACGCGGCGGAGAGCGAGGCGCCGTTCTTCGCggcggggctgcaggaggagtgCTCGCTGGTGCCCTACGGCTACGCCCCGCACCCGGCGGCCGAGtacccgccggcggcggcggcggcggcgtccgAGAGCCCGGCGGGCGCGGCGCTGCGGCGGCACCTGCCGCCCGGCGAGGCGCTGGTCCCGGGCGGGTCGCTGCAGGGTCTGCTGGGCTGCCCGGCGCCGCTGCACGCCTACTACGGTCAGGCGTGCCagccgccgggcccggggcgcgggccgccgccgctgccgccgggggcggtggggcagcCGTCGCCGCCGCCCGAGGCGGCGCCGTGCCGGGAGCAGCTGGAGCACTTGccgcaggaggagctgctgggcgaGGTGGACCGCACCGAGTTCGAGCAGTACCTGCGCTTCGCCTGCAAGCCCGAGCTGGGGCTGCCCTTCGCGGGCCACGAGGCGTCCGGGCTGGCGGCGCCCGAGGGCGCGGGGCCCATCTCCTCGGCCGTGTCGGACGCCAGCACGGCCGTCTACTACTGCGGCTACCCCGACGTGTGA